The following are from one region of the Abiotrophia defectiva ATCC 49176 genome:
- a CDS encoding CpXC domain-containing protein gives MTRHHTYPMICPNCNHTQDFLAYDSINISANPELKPLVMSTDLLSFHCENCGYDTFINYGYLYHDPKRVFMVYYEPQPEKHVKIAHDLRTIYFREEGYVQRKAGYRFRIVPELRDLWEKIFIFEAGLDDRVIELLKYYLQATFLEQYPTAQVERVQFYVDGETGQKQFILMHEDDIVAFIAFDPDHYDLILERWGDRMTQHESNLQLMVNAEWVEKLVSEE, from the coding sequence ATGACCCGACACCATACCTATCCCATGATTTGTCCTAACTGTAACCATACACAAGATTTCCTGGCTTATGACAGCATCAATATTAGTGCCAACCCTGAACTCAAGCCCCTGGTCATGTCAACTGATCTCTTGAGTTTCCACTGCGAGAATTGTGGCTATGACACCTTTATCAACTATGGCTATCTCTACCATGACCCTAAGCGTGTCTTCATGGTCTACTATGAACCTCAGCCTGAAAAGCATGTGAAAATTGCCCACGACTTACGGACCATTTATTTCCGCGAGGAAGGTTATGTCCAACGCAAGGCGGGCTATCGTTTCCGCATTGTGCCGGAATTGCGAGATTTGTGGGAGAAGATTTTTATTTTCGAGGCGGGCCTGGATGACCGGGTAATCGAGCTCTTGAAATACTACCTCCAAGCAACCTTCCTAGAACAGTATCCGACTGCCCAGGTGGAGCGGGTCCAGTTCTATGTGGATGGGGAGACAGGGCAGAAGCAATTCATTCTTATGCATGAGGATGACATTGTAGCTTTCATCGCCTTCGACCCAGACCACTATGATTTGATCTTAGAGCGCTGGGGTGACCGCATGACCCAGCATGAGTCCAACCTACAACTGATGGTCAATGCCGAGTGGGTTGAAAAGTTAGTTTCAGAAGAATAA
- a CDS encoding PepSY domain-containing protein encodes MTLKKKLTTALVALSLTASLAPSVLAQSSSSSSDSSSTAANASSNETTKQNATTYEQVTKTAEEFIKFYREAHPKQDLTTVELKYDDDLKFYVVEFEAVDDENEYELKINAGTGAEVAKSEQSLVKAKQGGVERREEGLNLEKMKEFKDIKAAAEAGADVKDLKLNHWDLDRDGEATVWTLTYKNGDVDVEVKVDAQSGQVVAVDDDRKDD; translated from the coding sequence ATGACACTGAAGAAAAAATTGACAACAGCCTTGGTGGCCCTCTCCCTAACTGCTAGCCTAGCTCCGAGCGTTTTGGCTCAATCCTCAAGCTCTAGCTCAGATTCTAGCTCAACAGCAGCCAATGCTAGCAGCAATGAGACCACTAAGCAAAATGCGACGACTTATGAGCAAGTCACTAAGACCGCAGAAGAATTCATCAAATTCTACCGTGAGGCACATCCTAAGCAAGATTTAACCACTGTTGAATTGAAGTATGATGATGACTTGAAGTTCTATGTGGTAGAATTTGAAGCAGTCGATGACGAAAATGAATACGAACTCAAGATTAATGCTGGCACTGGCGCAGAAGTTGCTAAGTCTGAACAAAGCTTAGTTAAGGCTAAACAAGGGGGCGTAGAACGTCGTGAGGAAGGTCTTAACTTAGAGAAGATGAAGGAATTCAAGGACATTAAGGCAGCTGCCGAAGCAGGGGCCGATGTTAAGGACTTGAAGTTAAATCATTGGGACTTAGACCGTGACGGGGAAGCAACCGTATGGACCCTGACCTACAAGAACGGTGACGTCGACGTTGAAGTCAAGGTAGATGCCCAATCTGGCCAAGTAGTTGCCGTAGACGACGACCGCAAGGACGACTAA
- a CDS encoding glycoside hydrolase family 13 protein, with protein MELSSIYHRPESEFAYLYDQEHIHLRLRSKRGDLSKVRVVFQDPFLTEQDETELTLVAQTSIFDFWQVQVTVPYRRLMYYFVLEDSQGQIMAYGDDGFHEMGSDQDINFDSFFRLPYLHESERAKVPEWVKSTVWYQIFPERFKNGRPELSPEQTQPWDAKIRPTSEDFFGGDLEGIIQELDYLADLGITGLYLCPIFEAPTNHKYDTIDYLSVDPHFGDKETFKRLVEGCHARGIRVMLDAVFNHIGAHSKQWQDVRERGADSPYTDWFHIYKYPVVDPLTPGAVHRAQGLSYEMFAFEGRMPKLNTQNPEVQRYLLDIASYWIREFDIDGWRLDVANEIDHDFWRAFAQQVRSIKPDLYILGEIWHNSQPWLAGDQFDAVMNYLGTTQTTRYFLEHRGSAQKLVDAVLSQQMLYRRQHNEVMFNLLDSHDTWRILSLAKGNKDRVKAALAFNFLQLGSPCLYYGTEYGLDGDHDPGCRKVMPWDPAQQDQDMHAFVKALIALRHRYNDWIIQGQIDYEALDNGVKISLTHQSLRLVAYFNHEGSLKIDQPAKLCLANGYYDNCLGPDGLIIYEEEV; from the coding sequence ATGGAATTAAGCAGTATTTACCATCGTCCTGAGTCGGAGTTCGCCTATCTCTACGACCAGGAACACATTCACCTGCGTTTGCGCAGTAAAAGAGGCGACCTAAGCAAGGTGCGAGTGGTCTTTCAGGATCCCTTCCTGACCGAGCAGGATGAGACTGAACTAACCTTGGTGGCTCAGACTTCCATCTTTGATTTCTGGCAGGTTCAAGTGACGGTGCCTTATCGTCGTCTCATGTATTACTTTGTCTTGGAAGACAGCCAGGGTCAGATCATGGCCTACGGCGATGATGGCTTCCATGAAATGGGGTCTGACCAGGACATTAACTTTGATTCCTTCTTCCGTCTGCCTTATCTGCATGAGAGCGAGCGGGCTAAGGTGCCGGAATGGGTCAAGTCTACTGTCTGGTATCAAATCTTCCCGGAACGCTTCAAGAATGGCCGACCTGAACTCAGTCCTGAGCAGACCCAGCCTTGGGATGCTAAGATTAGGCCGACCTCTGAGGATTTCTTCGGCGGTGACTTAGAGGGGATTATTCAGGAGCTGGATTATCTAGCAGACTTGGGCATTACGGGGCTCTATCTCTGTCCTATCTTTGAGGCGCCGACCAACCACAAGTATGACACTATCGACTATCTCAGCGTGGACCCACACTTTGGCGATAAGGAAACCTTCAAACGCCTAGTGGAAGGCTGCCATGCCCGTGGTATTCGGGTTATGTTAGATGCCGTCTTCAACCATATTGGGGCCCACTCCAAGCAATGGCAGGATGTTAGAGAGCGAGGGGCGGATTCTCCTTACACAGACTGGTTCCACATCTACAAGTATCCAGTTGTGGACCCATTGACGCCAGGGGCGGTCCACCGGGCTCAGGGCTTGAGCTATGAGATGTTTGCCTTTGAAGGTCGCATGCCTAAGCTCAACACCCAGAACCCAGAAGTGCAGCGTTACCTCTTAGACATTGCCAGCTACTGGATTCGGGAGTTTGACATTGACGGTTGGCGACTGGATGTGGCCAATGAAATTGACCATGACTTCTGGCGGGCCTTTGCCCAGCAAGTTCGAAGCATCAAGCCGGATCTCTATATTCTGGGCGAAATCTGGCACAACTCCCAACCTTGGTTGGCGGGCGACCAATTTGATGCGGTCATGAACTACTTGGGCACCACCCAGACCACTCGGTATTTCTTAGAACATCGAGGTTCTGCCCAGAAATTAGTGGATGCGGTCTTGAGCCAGCAAATGCTCTACCGTCGTCAGCACAATGAAGTTATGTTCAACCTCTTGGATTCCCATGATACCTGGCGCATTCTCAGCCTAGCCAAGGGCAATAAGGACCGGGTCAAGGCGGCCCTGGCCTTCAACTTCTTACAGTTGGGTAGTCCCTGCCTCTACTACGGCACCGAGTATGGCTTAGATGGCGACCACGATCCTGGCTGCCGCAAGGTCATGCCATGGGATCCGGCTCAGCAGGACCAAGACATGCATGCTTTTGTTAAGGCTCTGATTGCCTTACGTCACCGCTACAATGACTGGATTATTCAAGGACAAATTGACTATGAGGCCCTGGACAATGGGGTCAAGATTAGCCTGACGCACCAGAGCTTACGTTTGGTTGCCTACTTCAACCATGAGGGAAGTCTAAAAATCGACCAGCCGGCTAAGCTCTGTCTGGCTAATGGTTATTATGACAACTGTCTGGGACCTGATGGTCTTATCATCTATGAGGAGGAAGTATAA